A region of Streptomyces cinnamoneus DNA encodes the following proteins:
- a CDS encoding CBS domain-containing protein yields MATAREIMTEGAECTGAAETVLEAARRMTRLGGGALPVCGTDDKLTGVLTDRDLDGVKAFGDADKDPTPVKVDELAHEAVTTDADDSGEEVLRTMSEHKVRRLPVMAWHRLAGFAAQADVGRALPGPKVGDLLEILSSD; encoded by the coding sequence ATGGCCACGGCTCGCGAGATCATGACGGAAGGCGCCGAGTGCACCGGGGCGGCGGAGACGGTCCTGGAAGCGGCACGCAGGATGACGCGACTCGGCGGGGGTGCCCTGCCGGTCTGCGGCACTGACGACAAGCTCACGGGTGTGCTCACCGACCGTGACCTCGACGGGGTGAAGGCCTTCGGCGACGCGGACAAGGACCCCACTCCGGTGAAGGTCGACGAGCTCGCTCATGAGGCAGTCACGACCGACGCCGACGACAGTGGCGAGGAGGTCCTGCGGACCATGTCCGAGCACAAGGTCCGCCGCCTGCCGGTCATGGCCTGGCACCGCCTCGCCGGCTTCGCGGCCCAGGCGGACGTGGGCCGTGCGCTGCCCGGCCCCAAGGTCGGCGATCTGCTGGAGATCTTGTCCTCCGACTGA
- a CDS encoding glutamate--cysteine ligase: MRSVGVEEEFLLVDPESGAPQAVAETVLAQAEDAHGLEKELQQEQLEVATRPTTTMDELSAEIRARRGAASEQARAAGVAIAALATSPLPVDPSLSAGRRYRRVANEFGLTAQEQLTCGCHVHVGVDSDEEGVAVLDRIRPWLATLTALSANSPFWQGHESGYSSYRSLVWGRWPSAGPVETFGSPERYHAQVTAMLATDTLLDEGMLYFDARLSHRYPTVEVRVADVCLDVADAVLVAALARALVETEARAWRAGEPPSPATVGVLRLASWRAAKSGVQGQLVHPLTWKPKPAEAVCEVLVEHVREALADTGDLAMVQQAMGDLLERGGGAGTQREILAGTGDLRSVVAHAAARTLAPEGDVKG; encoded by the coding sequence ATGCGCAGTGTGGGTGTCGAAGAGGAGTTCTTGCTGGTCGACCCCGAGAGCGGGGCACCGCAGGCCGTGGCGGAGACCGTTCTCGCCCAGGCGGAGGACGCGCACGGCCTGGAGAAGGAACTGCAGCAGGAACAACTGGAGGTCGCCACCCGGCCGACCACCACCATGGACGAGCTCTCCGCCGAGATCCGGGCACGCCGGGGTGCCGCGTCCGAGCAGGCCCGCGCAGCGGGCGTGGCGATCGCGGCGCTGGCCACCTCGCCGTTGCCCGTCGACCCCTCGCTGAGCGCCGGGCGGCGGTACAGGCGAGTGGCGAATGAGTTCGGGCTGACCGCTCAGGAGCAGCTGACCTGCGGCTGCCACGTCCATGTGGGCGTGGACTCGGACGAGGAGGGCGTTGCCGTCCTGGACCGCATCCGCCCGTGGCTGGCGACGCTGACCGCACTGAGCGCGAACTCACCGTTCTGGCAGGGCCATGAGAGCGGGTACTCCAGTTACCGGAGCCTGGTGTGGGGGCGCTGGCCGTCGGCCGGCCCGGTGGAGACGTTCGGTTCACCGGAGCGTTACCACGCCCAGGTAACCGCCATGCTCGCCACCGACACCCTGCTCGACGAGGGCATGCTCTACTTCGACGCACGGCTGTCCCACCGGTATCCCACGGTGGAGGTGCGCGTGGCGGACGTCTGCCTGGACGTGGCGGACGCCGTTCTCGTCGCTGCGCTGGCCAGGGCCCTGGTGGAGACAGAGGCCAGGGCCTGGCGGGCGGGGGAACCACCCTCTCCCGCCACGGTCGGGGTCCTGCGGCTGGCGAGCTGGCGCGCGGCGAAGTCGGGCGTGCAAGGCCAGTTGGTGCATCCCCTGACCTGGAAACCGAAGCCTGCCGAGGCCGTCTGCGAAGTCTTGGTGGAGCACGTCCGGGAGGCGCTGGCGGACACCGGCGACCTGGCCATGGTGCAGCAGGCCATGGGCGACCTGCTGGAGCGCGGCGGCGGGGCGGGCACGCAGCGGGAGATCCTCGCCGGCACCGGCGACCTGCGCAGTGTCGTCGCCCACGCTGCTGCCCGTACCTTGGCGCCGGAGGGGGACGTCAAGGGGTGA
- a CDS encoding GlsB/YeaQ/YmgE family stress response membrane protein produces MGILAWIIIGLLAGAIAKALMPGKDPGGMLVTMLIGIVGGLLGGFLGKIMFGVESINGFFHLSTWIAAIVGSVIILALYRVFARRNHRHHGHGRHSHA; encoded by the coding sequence ATGGGCATCCTCGCCTGGATCATCATCGGTCTGCTCGCCGGAGCCATCGCCAAAGCGCTCATGCCCGGCAAAGATCCCGGGGGCATGTTGGTGACGATGCTGATCGGCATCGTCGGCGGCCTGCTGGGCGGCTTCCTCGGCAAGATCATGTTCGGTGTGGAATCGATCAACGGATTCTTCCACCTCTCGACGTGGATCGCCGCGATCGTCGGTTCCGTCATCATCCTCGCCCTCTACCGTGTGTTCGCCCGGCGGAACCACCGCCATCACGGGCACGGCCGGCATTCCCACGCGTGA
- a CDS encoding TetR/AcrR family transcriptional regulator yields MTTPLPHSLRSDARDNRERILAVARTTFAEQGLDVAMREIARRAEVGSATVYRHFPTKEGLVTEAFREQMTACTAVVDVGLADPDPWRGFCLVIEGVCETQARDRGFTAAFASAFPRAIDFAADRERALGKVAELARRAKAAGKLRPDFVLDDLIMVLMANSGIRTTSPTAALTASRRFAALLIQGLRAEPALPPLPPPARLPPAVVSWTVSFGTI; encoded by the coding sequence GTGACGACCCCTTTGCCTCACTCCCTGCGCTCCGATGCCCGGGACAACCGGGAGCGCATCCTCGCCGTGGCCCGCACGACCTTCGCGGAGCAGGGGCTGGACGTGGCGATGCGCGAGATCGCGCGGCGTGCCGAGGTCGGATCCGCGACCGTCTACCGGCACTTTCCGACGAAGGAGGGGCTGGTCACCGAGGCCTTCCGCGAGCAGATGACGGCCTGCACGGCCGTCGTCGACGTGGGACTGGCCGACCCTGACCCTTGGCGCGGCTTCTGCCTGGTGATCGAGGGGGTGTGTGAAACGCAGGCGCGGGACCGGGGGTTCACCGCGGCGTTCGCCTCGGCCTTCCCCCGCGCGATCGACTTCGCCGCGGACCGGGAGCGGGCACTGGGCAAGGTCGCCGAACTCGCCCGCCGGGCCAAGGCGGCCGGCAAGCTGCGCCCGGACTTCGTCCTGGACGACCTGATCATGGTACTCATGGCCAACAGCGGCATCCGGACCACCTCGCCGACTGCCGCACTGACCGCCTCACGGCGCTTCGCCGCGCTGCTGATCCAAGGCCTGCGGGCCGAGCCGGCCCTCCCGCCACTGCCCCCGCCGGCCCGGCTGCCGCCAGCGGTTGTGAGCTGGACCGTTTCTTTCGGAACCATCTGA
- a CDS encoding HAAS signaling domain-containing protein, translated as MSKLHASETGTLTDRYVVEVVRRIPADQRGDVADELRATIADTVEARGLADPENAEREVLTEMGDPIRLAARYADRPLALIGPRLYPTYVRLLTVLLSTVLPLVTALSAVLDILDGQGAGAVIGGAVGAVLSVGAQMIAWLTVVFALIERSGKRAGAVGSAWTPDDLPDRRVSKERGAAGYAGVVWHALLIALIVWQHTAQPYQTDGGTRLDALNPDLWSGWIWPILAGLVGLVTLDAIRAVRVWTRSLAIWSAGAQAAFTLPLAWILHRQELFNPAFLSDANGGWQTPQSLYTVAVVGVLAVGAGEVVKRFREARD; from the coding sequence TTGAGTAAGTTGCATGCGTCCGAGACCGGCACGCTGACCGACCGTTACGTGGTGGAGGTCGTCCGGCGCATCCCGGCCGACCAGCGCGGCGACGTGGCCGACGAGCTGCGCGCCACGATCGCCGACACCGTCGAGGCCCGTGGCCTGGCCGATCCGGAGAACGCCGAGCGCGAGGTACTCACCGAAATGGGCGACCCGATCCGGCTCGCCGCCCGGTACGCGGACCGGCCGCTCGCACTGATCGGGCCGAGGCTCTACCCGACGTACGTACGGCTCCTCACGGTCCTGCTGTCCACCGTGCTGCCGCTGGTCACCGCCCTGAGTGCGGTGCTCGACATCCTGGACGGTCAGGGGGCCGGCGCAGTGATCGGCGGGGCCGTCGGGGCGGTGCTCTCCGTCGGCGCCCAGATGATCGCCTGGCTCACCGTGGTGTTCGCCCTGATCGAGCGGTCCGGCAAGCGGGCCGGCGCGGTCGGCAGCGCCTGGACCCCCGACGACCTGCCCGACCGCCGCGTGTCGAAGGAACGCGGCGCGGCGGGCTACGCCGGGGTGGTGTGGCACGCGTTGCTGATCGCCCTGATCGTCTGGCAGCACACCGCGCAGCCGTACCAGACCGACGGCGGCACACGCCTCGATGCGCTTAACCCGGACTTGTGGTCGGGCTGGATCTGGCCGATCCTGGCCGGGCTCGTCGGCCTCGTCACGCTCGACGCGATCCGGGCGGTGCGGGTATGGACGCGTTCACTGGCGATCTGGAGCGCCGGCGCCCAGGCAGCCTTCACGCTGCCGCTGGCGTGGATCCTGCATCGGCAGGAGCTGTTCAACCCGGCCTTCCTATCTGACGCGAACGGTGGCTGGCAAACCCCGCAGTCCCTCTACACCGTGGCGGTGGTGGGGGTCCTTGCGGTGGGCGCGGGCGAGGTGGTGAAGCGGTTCCGCGAGGCGCGGGACTGA
- a CDS encoding NADP-dependent oxidoreductase: MRALTFSEYGPASVLEVAEVPEPHAGPGHIRVRVRASGLTPADCRLRSGRFRDMVPLRLPHVPGMDAAGVVDEVGTGVTGVWPGDEVFGIVDVAELGGANAEYAVLAAWALKPDALSWEQAGGAAGNVETATRALDRLKVDTGTTLLIEGAAGGVGTVAVQLAAARGATVIGTAGAHNHRFVAGLGATPITYGPGLGERITAVAPKGVDVVLDCAGSGSLPDLVDLAGSPNRVVTIADMNAAQYGVHHSRSAGPGADPQAVEGLAEAAALAGQGRFTVPVAATFPIENAAAAHQLIETGHTWGKIVLTL; the protein is encoded by the coding sequence ATGAGAGCACTGACATTCTCCGAGTACGGTCCCGCGAGCGTCCTGGAAGTCGCCGAAGTACCGGAACCACACGCGGGACCGGGCCACATCCGGGTGCGCGTACGGGCGTCGGGCCTCACTCCCGCCGACTGCCGCCTCCGTTCAGGACGGTTCCGCGACATGGTGCCGCTGCGCCTGCCCCACGTGCCCGGCATGGACGCCGCGGGGGTGGTCGACGAGGTCGGCACAGGGGTAACCGGTGTCTGGCCGGGTGACGAGGTCTTCGGCATCGTCGACGTCGCGGAGCTCGGCGGTGCGAACGCCGAGTACGCCGTCCTGGCAGCATGGGCGCTGAAGCCGGACGCGCTGAGCTGGGAGCAGGCCGGCGGCGCGGCCGGGAACGTCGAGACCGCCACGCGAGCCCTCGACCGGCTGAAGGTCGACACCGGCACGACCTTGCTGATCGAGGGCGCTGCCGGCGGGGTCGGCACGGTCGCCGTCCAACTCGCGGCGGCCCGCGGCGCGACCGTCATCGGTACAGCCGGTGCGCACAACCACCGGTTCGTCGCGGGGCTGGGCGCGACGCCGATCACCTACGGCCCCGGGCTGGGCGAGCGAATAACTGCCGTGGCACCGAAAGGAGTCGACGTCGTCCTGGACTGCGCCGGATCCGGCTCGCTGCCCGACCTGGTGGACCTGGCCGGAAGCCCGAACCGGGTGGTGACCATCGCCGACATGAACGCCGCCCAGTACGGAGTCCACCACTCGCGCTCGGCGGGCCCGGGAGCGGACCCGCAGGCGGTCGAAGGACTTGCCGAGGCCGCCGCTCTCGCCGGTCAGGGCCGCTTTACCGTGCCGGTCGCGGCCACCTTCCCCATCGAGAACGCCGCTGCAGCACACCAGTTGATCGAGACCGGCCATACCTGGGGCAAGATCGTGCTCACCCTTTAG
- a CDS encoding terpene synthase family protein, whose amino-acid sequence MTTLPAPGVEPDGALAPGRYPSFRLPSFPRFQSALHRPGIEGLEAFCRTWLDDNLRHAHDESPRDFEEFLNQRTSLWNLLAYATTDTERTKTICHWIDVLFSIDDLFVHAPSPRLERLGLHRLDVVLDDDQPFPGTAYPSVLVALKERIRVGMSPALWNRFAHEIKGFFAACRMEREWLRAGAAVDLPAYEKSRVKSVGECCFPLLEYGLDIDLTAHLARMPELGRLNRLVARHWMGVNDIFSYRKELYSGDTVNEIALTLESGGSLQAAVDRVADTVRRTEEEFCALSGGLLATAAGQDPALARYVEALRWMIAGNLTWSYITPRYNGHGHVWAGHTAATVVLTPHRTLYRPEPAHRTR is encoded by the coding sequence GTGACCACACTCCCCGCCCCCGGCGTCGAGCCGGACGGTGCCCTGGCGCCGGGCCGTTACCCCAGCTTCCGGCTGCCGTCCTTCCCCCGCTTCCAGAGCGCACTGCACCGCCCCGGTATCGAGGGCCTCGAAGCCTTCTGCCGCACCTGGCTGGACGACAACCTGCGCCACGCCCACGACGAATCCCCCCGCGACTTCGAGGAATTCCTCAACCAGCGCACCTCCTTGTGGAACCTGCTGGCCTACGCCACCACCGACACGGAGCGCACGAAGACGATCTGCCACTGGATCGACGTGCTGTTCAGCATCGACGACCTCTTCGTCCACGCCCCCAGCCCCCGCCTGGAGCGCCTGGGTCTGCATCGACTGGACGTCGTCCTCGACGACGACCAGCCCTTCCCGGGAACCGCTTACCCAAGCGTGCTGGTGGCGCTGAAGGAACGCATCCGCGTCGGCATGTCACCGGCGCTGTGGAATCGTTTCGCTCACGAAATAAAAGGGTTCTTCGCAGCCTGCCGCATGGAGCGGGAGTGGCTGCGCGCTGGCGCCGCCGTGGACCTGCCCGCCTACGAGAAGTCCCGGGTCAAGAGCGTGGGCGAATGCTGCTTCCCGCTCCTGGAATACGGGCTGGACATCGACCTCACCGCGCACCTCGCCCGCATGCCTGAACTCGGCCGGCTCAACCGCCTGGTGGCCCGCCACTGGATGGGCGTCAACGACATCTTCTCGTACCGCAAAGAGCTCTACAGCGGCGACACCGTCAACGAAATCGCCCTCACTCTCGAGAGCGGCGGCAGTCTCCAAGCCGCAGTCGACCGCGTCGCCGACACCGTCAGGCGGACCGAGGAGGAGTTCTGCGCGCTCAGCGGGGGCCTGCTGGCCACGGCGGCCGGCCAGGACCCCGCGCTGGCCCGATACGTGGAAGCACTGCGTTGGATGATCGCCGGGAACCTCACGTGGTCCTACATCACCCCCCGGTACAACGGCCACGGGCACGTCTGGGCCGGCCACACTGCCGCCACGGTGGTCCTCACCCCCCACCGGACCCTCTACCGCCCCGAACCGGCTCACAGGACCCGATAG
- a CDS encoding GNAT family N-acetyltransferase: MQATPHLVPRTADLFHQGLEHRTGSALLRFGAARQPSADRIGWSGDVAAAWLDAARGHVWSVGEPDAAAGLIVRAAHGLPGRVREFTGPRGTDVLVGRHLPVTGAVEWVFRWTLEEPPVHRAENRVVALDESHHEELLAFLNEHSPAHSTGPGSADVSLWAGIRDPDGDGRLVACGALSTLRDSGAPLMASVATDARLRGQGLGAALTSWLTRCAVRRHGLCTLWQLADNAPAERLYTRLGYRNEDPCVAARLAAH; encoded by the coding sequence ATGCAGGCAACGCCCCACCTCGTACCCCGGACCGCAGACCTGTTCCACCAGGGCCTGGAGCACCGGACAGGTTCCGCCCTGCTGCGTTTCGGCGCTGCGCGGCAGCCCTCGGCCGACCGGATCGGCTGGTCCGGTGATGTCGCGGCCGCCTGGCTGGACGCCGCCCGCGGCCATGTGTGGAGCGTCGGCGAACCCGACGCCGCCGCCGGCCTCATCGTGCGCGCCGCGCACGGCCTGCCCGGCCGCGTACGGGAGTTCACCGGTCCCCGCGGCACCGACGTCCTGGTCGGCCGGCACCTCCCGGTGACCGGCGCGGTCGAGTGGGTGTTCCGCTGGACGCTGGAGGAGCCCCCCGTCCACCGGGCCGAGAACCGGGTCGTCGCGCTGGACGAGAGTCACCACGAGGAGCTCCTCGCCTTCCTCAACGAGCACAGCCCGGCGCACTCGACCGGTCCCGGATCCGCCGACGTCAGCCTGTGGGCCGGCATCCGCGATCCGGACGGGGACGGGCGGCTGGTGGCCTGCGGTGCGCTCAGTACCCTGCGGGACAGCGGCGCCCCCCTGATGGCGTCCGTCGCGACGGACGCCCGCCTGCGCGGCCAGGGCCTCGGGGCGGCCCTGACCTCCTGGCTCACCAGGTGCGCGGTACGCCGCCACGGCTTGTGCACCCTCTGGCAACTGGCCGACAACGCCCCCGCCGAGCGGCTCTACACCCGCCTCGGCTACCGCAACGAGGACCCTTGCGTGGCGGCGCGCCTCGCCGCACACTGA
- a CDS encoding aromatic acid exporter family protein, protein MRARPRPASGLLLALARRWSYLMRAVRRPGPERNDVLLQRKAVAATVVAWFLATRLLPAQVRAFAPFTALPALHRTVYRSLWEALRYLGALAVGAGLAGALGTTAGVHAWTLALVMSLALFAAKTSSLGGQRYQIPVVAVFAFTSGLGRWSYITHCATFREFA, encoded by the coding sequence GTGCGGGCTCGTCCGCGCCCCGCCTCCGGCCTGCTACTCGCCCTCGCCCGACGGTGGTCGTACCTCATGCGGGCCGTGCGCCGGCCCGGCCCCGAACGCAACGACGTCCTGCTACAGCGCAAGGCCGTGGCGGCCACGGTGGTGGCCTGGTTCCTGGCCACCCGGCTGCTCCCCGCCCAGGTACGCGCCTTCGCGCCCTTCACCGCCCTGCCGGCGCTGCACCGGACCGTGTACCGCTCGCTGTGGGAGGCCCTGCGCTACCTCGGGGCGCTGGCCGTCGGCGCCGGCCTGGCCGGCGCCCTCGGCACGACGGCCGGAGTGCACGCGTGGACCCTGGCCCTGGTGATGTCGCTCGCCCTCTTCGCCGCGAAGACGTCGTCCTTGGGCGGGCAGCGGTACCAGATACCGGTCGTCGCCGTCTTCGCGTTCACCTCCGGTCTGGGCCGGTGGAGCTACATCACCCACTGTGCGACATTCCGTGAGTTCGCCTGA
- a CDS encoding dienelactone hydrolase family protein, translating into MTTITTRTVEYPADGLTMIGHLALPAGVGRRSAVLLGPEGMGLSDVERRRADALAELGYVALAFDLHGGRYLGSPEEMLDRCMPLLADPDRMRGIGHAALDVLRTEPRTDPDRIAAIGYGTGGAIALELGRGGVNLRAIGTVNATTTGRPGEAARIRCPVWAGVGSEDPIMPPAQRNAFTAEMQAAGIDWRLTVYGGALHAFHHPPVDHPTVPGVGYHPQHAQRAWRDVVDLLAECLPVTEDLGA; encoded by the coding sequence ATGACGACGATTACGACGCGTACGGTCGAGTACCCGGCCGACGGTTTGACGATGATCGGGCACCTCGCGCTCCCGGCCGGTGTCGGCCGCCGGTCCGCGGTGCTGCTCGGACCAGAGGGCATGGGGCTCAGCGACGTCGAGCGCCGCAGGGCCGATGCTCTCGCCGAGCTGGGATATGTAGCGCTGGCCTTCGACCTCCACGGCGGGCGCTATTTGGGTAGTCCCGAGGAGATGCTGGACCGTTGCATGCCACTGCTCGCTGATCCCGACCGGATGCGGGGGATCGGCCATGCGGCGCTCGACGTGTTGCGCACCGAGCCCCGGACCGACCCCGACCGGATAGCCGCCATCGGCTACGGCACCGGGGGCGCCATCGCGCTGGAACTCGGGCGAGGCGGCGTCAACCTGCGCGCGATCGGGACAGTCAACGCAACTACCACGGGCCGACCGGGCGAGGCAGCGCGCATCCGCTGCCCGGTGTGGGCCGGGGTCGGATCGGAAGACCCGATCATGCCGCCCGCGCAACGAAACGCGTTCACCGCTGAGATGCAGGCCGCGGGCATCGACTGGCGCCTCACGGTCTATGGCGGCGCCTTGCACGCCTTCCACCACCCGCCGGTCGACCATCCCACGGTCCCGGGCGTCGGCTACCACCCACAGCATGCGCAGCGAGCCTGGCGCGACGTCGTCGACCTGCTCGCCGAGTGCCTGCCCGTGACGGAGGACCTGGGGGCATGA
- a CDS encoding cytochrome P450, producing MQQTVRKFQDELPLIGHAGQLAVDPLGFLERQRTAEPLVALRLVGRKCFLVNNAEAAMEVLVSQQERFDKGGPFMEAARQLVGNGVITCNAEDHRVQRPVMKPAFHRSRVAGYADVMRECVVEATSSWRAGQVFDVGAAMYRLAALVVAQTLVSAPAGKQAAEAMARALPQLLRGLLRRMLLPAEWIHRVPTPANRRFDQARARLDKAIGEVIAQYRHQEEDDGQDLLSQIIAGDQGSGRRPDDAEVHDQVMSVLAAGVETTASLLSWTFQLLARHPEIEHRLWEELDGALSDRPVTFDDLPSLPYTKRLLTEVLRLYPPAWLLSRIVVEPTEVCGHLLPQGADVLISPYALQRNPEVFPDPGRLEPDRWLPERLTPGQRQSFLAFGAGRRRCMGEFFGMTEATLALATIARTWQLRPAEPRPVRPLPRFLLVPAERHLLLHQRTPQEGQR from the coding sequence ATGCAGCAAACGGTCCGGAAGTTCCAGGACGAGCTACCACTGATCGGGCATGCGGGGCAGCTGGCGGTGGATCCGCTGGGTTTCCTGGAGCGGCAGCGGACCGCGGAGCCGCTGGTCGCCCTGCGCTTGGTGGGGCGGAAGTGCTTCCTGGTGAACAATGCCGAGGCGGCTATGGAAGTGCTCGTCTCCCAGCAGGAGCGGTTCGACAAGGGCGGCCCGTTCATGGAAGCGGCCCGCCAACTGGTCGGCAACGGTGTGATCACCTGCAACGCTGAGGACCACCGGGTGCAGCGGCCGGTGATGAAGCCGGCGTTCCACCGGAGCCGAGTCGCCGGCTACGCGGACGTGATGCGTGAGTGCGTGGTGGAGGCGACCTCCTCATGGCGCGCGGGCCAGGTGTTTGACGTCGGTGCGGCGATGTACCGGCTGGCCGCGCTGGTGGTCGCGCAGACGCTGGTGTCCGCCCCGGCCGGCAAGCAGGCGGCAGAGGCCATGGCAAGGGCGCTGCCCCAGCTCCTGCGCGGCTTGCTGCGCCGGATGCTGCTCCCGGCCGAGTGGATCCATCGCGTCCCCACCCCGGCGAACCGGCGCTTCGACCAGGCCCGCGCCCGCCTGGACAAGGCCATCGGTGAGGTCATCGCCCAGTACCGGCACCAGGAGGAGGACGACGGGCAGGACCTGCTGTCGCAGATCATCGCCGGGGACCAGGGCAGCGGCCGGCGCCCCGACGACGCCGAGGTGCACGACCAGGTCATGTCGGTGCTGGCCGCGGGCGTGGAGACCACCGCCTCGCTGCTCTCCTGGACCTTCCAGCTCCTGGCCCGCCACCCGGAGATCGAGCACAGGCTGTGGGAAGAACTCGACGGCGCGCTGAGCGACCGCCCGGTCACCTTCGACGACCTGCCCTCACTGCCGTACACGAAGCGACTCCTCACCGAAGTGCTGCGCCTGTACCCACCCGCCTGGCTGCTCAGCCGCATCGTCGTCGAGCCCACCGAGGTCTGCGGGCACCTGCTGCCCCAGGGGGCCGACGTCCTCATCAGCCCCTACGCCCTGCAGCGCAACCCCGAGGTCTTCCCCGACCCCGGCCGCCTCGAGCCCGACAGGTGGCTGCCCGAACGCCTCACCCCCGGGCAGCGGCAGTCCTTCCTCGCGTTCGGCGCTGGTCGCCGCCGGTGCATGGGGGAGTTCTTCGGCATGACCGAGGCCACCCTGGCCCTGGCCACCATCGCCCGCACCTGGCAACTGCGGCCCGCCGAGCCGAGGCCCGTCCGCCCGCTTCCACGCTTTCTGCTCGTCCCCGCCGAACGGCACCTCCTGCTGCACCAGCGGACGCCGCAAGAAGGCCAGAGGTGA
- a CDS encoding GNAT family N-acetyltransferase translates to MQSPNTPMPIKTGDTPEITRILARAFADDPMMLWLFPDAEGREGRLAQWFDIMLTHKYGPLGHCERTRAAAAFWTPPGTAEQHPDEGTLARIDGLLGEHAARLGEMLELVGEATPQKPHWYLAVLGADPAAHGNGHGAALLLSGLAKADAAGLPTHLESSKQANLAFYERFGFTVRGEIHIPGGGPTLWSMWREARAETRQ, encoded by the coding sequence ATGCAGTCACCGAACACGCCCATGCCCATCAAGACCGGCGACACTCCTGAGATCACACGCATCCTGGCCCGCGCTTTCGCAGACGATCCGATGATGCTGTGGCTCTTCCCCGACGCAGAAGGGCGTGAAGGCCGCCTCGCCCAGTGGTTCGACATCATGCTCACGCACAAATACGGCCCACTTGGTCACTGTGAACGCACCCGTGCGGCAGCGGCCTTCTGGACACCGCCCGGCACAGCCGAGCAGCACCCGGACGAGGGCACGCTGGCCCGCATCGACGGGCTGCTGGGCGAGCACGCGGCCCGGCTGGGCGAAATGCTGGAACTGGTCGGCGAGGCAACTCCCCAAAAACCCCACTGGTATCTGGCAGTACTCGGCGCCGACCCGGCAGCCCACGGCAACGGCCACGGCGCCGCCCTCTTGCTCTCGGGCCTGGCCAAGGCGGACGCGGCCGGGCTGCCGACACACCTCGAATCGTCGAAGCAAGCCAACCTCGCCTTCTACGAGCGATTCGGATTCACCGTGCGGGGCGAGATCCACATCCCCGGAGGCGGCCCGACACTCTGGTCCATGTGGCGGGAAGCCCGCGCAGAAACCCGTCAGTAG
- a CDS encoding PadR family transcriptional regulator: protein MGTDELILSQAQELRRGTVVLACLALLEEPQYGYALLETLGDAGIAVDGNTLYPLLRRLEKQGLLISEWNTDESRPRKFYRVSPEGTRVRTGLLREWQDLGASISRLTKGDR, encoded by the coding sequence GTGGGCACCGATGAACTGATCCTCAGCCAGGCCCAGGAGCTACGCCGCGGCACGGTCGTCCTGGCCTGCCTGGCGCTCCTGGAGGAGCCGCAGTACGGCTACGCACTCCTGGAAACGCTCGGCGATGCCGGGATCGCCGTCGACGGCAACACCCTCTATCCGCTGCTGCGCCGCTTGGAGAAGCAGGGGTTGCTCATCAGCGAGTGGAACACCGACGAGTCCAGACCACGCAAGTTCTACCGGGTCAGCCCCGAGGGCACCCGGGTCCGCACCGGATTGCTGCGCGAGTGGCAGGACCTCGGCGCCTCGATATCACGACTGACCAAGGGGGACCGTTGA
- a CDS encoding GNAT family N-acetyltransferase, with the protein MQSTMIRRAVEQDAEPLTALVQGADAYRGQYTSIISGYRVTADYIDRHQVFTAVDPTGRLLGFYALVLDPPELDLIFVADDAQGMGVGRLLVEHMMGQAREAGLADVRVVSHPPAEKFYRRLGAERVGTVAPVPPKVMWERPELRFAVIP; encoded by the coding sequence ATGCAGTCAACCATGATCAGACGTGCCGTCGAGCAGGATGCGGAGCCCCTGACCGCGCTGGTTCAGGGGGCCGACGCCTACCGAGGGCAGTACACCTCAATCATTTCCGGCTACCGGGTCACAGCGGACTACATCGACCGCCACCAGGTCTTCACGGCCGTCGATCCGACCGGGCGGTTGCTGGGCTTCTACGCTCTGGTGCTGGATCCCCCGGAGTTGGACCTGATCTTCGTGGCGGATGACGCTCAGGGGATGGGCGTCGGCCGCCTCTTGGTGGAGCACATGATGGGCCAGGCCCGGGAGGCCGGGCTGGCCGACGTTCGGGTCGTTTCCCATCCGCCGGCCGAGAAGTTCTACCGCCGCCTAGGCGCCGAGCGGGTAGGAACGGTTGCCCCGGTGCCGCCGAAGGTGATGTGGGAACGACCGGAACTGCGGTTTGCCGTCATCCCGTGA